In Haemophilus parainfluenzae, the sequence CTTTTGTATCGATCCCGTTTTTACCGATTAAGCCGCTTTGTGCAATGTAAACATGCTCGTTTGTATCTTTTAATAAAACGAAAGGTTCTTTTGAATTTAATTCTGCATCATATTTTAATAATTCAGAACTGATTACATCACCACCTAATGTATCCACTTTCAAACGGAATACATCATTTTCTAATGTAATAATGTGACCTTTGGTTTGTGAGTCTGCCACTACTTCGGCAGATGAAGAAGAACTTGCCGGTACATCAGAAGAGGCGGTTGTTGTTTGTTCCGTGGTCTGTTGTTGAACCGGTGGATTTTTATCAAGTTGCCATTGCTGATAAACAAGGAAAGAAATAAAGAGTAGTGCAAGCACTAATAGGCTACGTCTTGAGTCCATTATTTTTTCTCATCGTTATTATTAATCTTTTTCGGCGGAACAGGATCGAATCCACCGTCGCTTAAGGGGTGACATTTTAATACACGTTTTAGCGTAAGCCAACTACCTTTTAACAATCCATGTGTTTTTAACGCCTCAATACCATAGCAAGAACAGGTTGGTACAAAACGACAACGCGGCCCAATTAAAGGACTAATCGCTACTTGA encodes:
- the yidD gene encoding membrane protein insertion efficiency factor YidD; translated protein: MGTSHSFGTKILIALIKFYQVAISPLIGPRCRFVPTCSCYGIEALKTHGLLKGSWLTLKRVLKCHPLSDGGFDPVPPKKINNNDEKK